GACTGGCCGATATGTAGTGAGGACGCCGTTCACACCCCGGCCAACGTGGTGCTCGCTCAGTGCTTCATTCGCCAGGCCTAACGAAACGCCGGTGGCACTGACACGGCGCTGATTGCTGCGACTGCGAGGGGTAGAGGCGATCAGCGGCCTGGGTAGAGTATCAGGCTCTTCATCTCGCTAGACCAGCGTCCGGGGCAACTGCCCCGGACGCTCCCGTCGGGGACGGCGGCTGAGGGCGCACCCGGCATGGAGGTTCTCGATGGGCAGCCGCACCCGAAAGGTCGATCCCTTCCCTTCCACCGAGTCAACCGTCACCTCGCCCTCGTACAGGTTCACCACCCGCCGAACGATGGTCAGCCCCAGTCCCGTCCCGTGCGGGTCGAAGCGTCGGGCGGAGTCGCTGCGGTAGAACTCGTCGAAGATCCGGTCGCGCTCGCTCGGGGCTATGCCGATGCCGGTATCGCTGATCTCTGCCTGAATGTGCTCCCCATCGGCCCGAAGCCGTACGCTCACTCGCCCGTCTGGCGGGGTGTACTTGATGGCATTGCTGATGAGGTTGTTCCATAAGAGGGCGAGAAGGCGGGGATTGGTGAAAGCGATAGGAAGGTCCTCGTCTACCTCTATGTCAAGAGAGACGCGCTTAGCCGCGGCGCTGGGCCGCAGCATGTCCACCGCGTCCATCAGCGACTCCGCCAAATCCACCCTCTCCCGGCCCTCCAGTGCCTGGGCGTGCTCCACCTGTCCCAGGTCCAGCAAGTCCCGGATCAGGACCAGTACTTCCTCTGCCCGTGCCTCTGCTTTCATGGCTATCTCGGGGACTCTCTCGGGCTCGACATATCCCTCCCGTAGCAGCCGAAGGTGGCCCTGGATCGCGGCGACGGGAGCGCGGAGCTCATGAGTGACGTAGCGCAGGAAGGTATCGCGGGCCGCGGCCAGCTCGTTGAGGCGGCGATTGGCCTCCCCCAGCTGCTCCGAGCGCAGCTCACACGCCAGGTTGGACTGGAAAAGCTCCCGCTCCCGAGCGCGCATCCCCTGGACTATGGCGCTGGCCAGGTAGGCGGCGACGAACAGGGCGCTGGTCAGCACTCCCCATTCCAGCACGAGCAGGGTCGGCTGCTGGTACAGCTCAGGGTGCGTCACCCCGACCAGGTGCACATGCGGGAGCACGTGAGCGTACTCGAGCCAGAGCACGGCGGCATAGAGGAGGGAAGAGGCACCGGCCGCGATGAACGCCCAGCGGCCCGACAGCAGCACCCCGGCGATGATCACCTGAAGAACGTAGTAGATGGAGGCGGGGTTTTCTGCCCCACCGGACCAGTGCAGGAACACGGTGTAGACCGAGAGGTCCACCACGATCTGGCCCTTGATGAGCGCTTCCGGCCTCCAGGGACAGTCGCCGCGCTGGAGGCGGGGGATGAGCACTCGCATCACCACTACGTTGGACAGACCCAAGAGCACCAGAATGGCCAACAGCCGCCGGGTGGGGAGCACTCCGGGAAAGATCAAGGCCGCGAGCAGCACGGCCACGAACACGAGCGCCACTGCCACCCAGCGCAGGACCAGCTGCCAGCGCACCCGTCTCAACTGCTCCTCATGCTCAAATGCCGCAGCAGCCAACCGCTCGTCCTCGCTCAATGCTCCTCCCCTGGCCCCGTCAAGTCGCGAGGCCCCTCGGCCCGTCCCGAGACTGACCGCCGACGGTGGCCGGTCTGACTGGGTCAAGGCAGCACGAACGCGGACTCCAACGCCTGCAGAGCCTTCTCCAGGTACTCCTGGCGCAGCAGGCAGGAGACCGTCGAGATGGAAGTGCTTATGGCCAATATGTTGATGCCGGCCTCGGCCAGGGTGCCGAAGACCGCTGCCGCGATTCCGGGCCTTTCCCGGAAATCGGGCCCGAACACGGAGACTAGGGCCACACCTGGGTCTTCAGTGAAGGCGGCGGCGCCTAGGGTGGGCTGGCGGGAGCGCAGCGCCTGGGACGCCAGGGTCAGATCGTCTGCCGCTACGCACAGGATGATATTAGTGTGACCGTGAAGGTCAATGGACTGAACTATGAAGGGGACGTTGACCCCGCAAGCGCCGAGGGCGCCGAACACCTCGGCTGCCACCCCCGGCCGGTCGGGCACGTGCATCACGCCAAGGCACGCCAGATTGGGCCAGTGCAGTATGCCACCGATGCGAATGCGATGGCCGGTATCTGCAGGCTGCCTCGGCATAGCTCAGTTACTGATCAGAGCGCGCACCCGCTCCACCAGCTCCTGCGGGCTGACCGGCTTGGTGAGGAACTCATCCGCAGGCAGGTACTGGTCAGTAGGGAACTGGCCGGCCATGGGGCTGTCCATGATGGACGAGATCATGAGGACTGGGATTCCGGCGAGACGCTTGTCCTCGCGCATGAGGTGGCTAACGTCGTAGCCTTCCGTCGCTCCTCGCATCATCACGTCCAGGATGACCAGATCGGGCGGGTCCCGCCGCATGGATTCGAGCGCCTCTCGGCCGCTGGCGGCGCTCACGACCTGGAATCCGTGCGCTTGCAGGACGGTGCGCGTTATCTCGACGAAATCGGGGTCGTCGTCCACGACCAGGACTCTGGCTGCATTCACCGTCCACCTCCACGCACTCACCCCGGGGGCGGGGCGGCAGTCTCCTCCATATAAGCCCAAGCGGCGGGCGATGTCAAACAGCCACATCGCAGCGCTGGCCTCCGATCGCTCCTGTCCCCAAGGTAGGAGCTCTTCGAGCCGCAAGACTGCTGGGGCAATCCCGTGTACAATGTAGCTGTGAGCATTCTCTCCTACGGGCGAAAGGAGTTGGTGGCATGTTTGGCGATCTGGCCACAGCGTTCCCGTTGATCGTGGGCATAAGCATCGTGACAGCTGCCATAGCCTACTGGCGG
The Anaerolineae bacterium DNA segment above includes these coding regions:
- a CDS encoding response regulator; the protein is MNAARVLVVDDDPDFVEITRTVLQAHGFQVVSAASGREALESMRRDPPDLVILDVMMRGATEGYDVSHLMREDKRLAGIPVLMISSIMDSPMAGQFPTDQYLPADEFLTKPVSPQELVERVRALISN
- a CDS encoding HAMP domain-containing histidine kinase, which encodes MSEDERLAAAAFEHEEQLRRVRWQLVLRWVAVALVFVAVLLAALIFPGVLPTRRLLAILVLLGLSNVVVMRVLIPRLQRGDCPWRPEALIKGQIVVDLSVYTVFLHWSGGAENPASIYYVLQVIIAGVLLSGRWAFIAAGASSLLYAAVLWLEYAHVLPHVHLVGVTHPELYQQPTLLVLEWGVLTSALFVAAYLASAIVQGMRARERELFQSNLACELRSEQLGEANRRLNELAAARDTFLRYVTHELRAPVAAIQGHLRLLREGYVEPERVPEIAMKAEARAEEVLVLIRDLLDLGQVEHAQALEGRERVDLAESLMDAVDMLRPSAAAKRVSLDIEVDEDLPIAFTNPRLLALLWNNLISNAIKYTPPDGRVSVRLRADGEHIQAEISDTGIGIAPSERDRIFDEFYRSDSARRFDPHGTGLGLTIVRRVVNLYEGEVTVDSVEGKGSTFRVRLPIENLHAGCALSRRPRRERPGQLPRTLV
- a CDS encoding ACT domain-containing protein, translated to MPRQPADTGHRIRIGGILHWPNLACLGVMHVPDRPGVAAEVFGALGACGVNVPFIVQSIDLHGHTNIILCVAADDLTLASQALRSRQPTLGAAAFTEDPGVALVSVFGPDFRERPGIAAAVFGTLAEAGINILAISTSISTVSCLLRQEYLEKALQALESAFVLP